CGCATCAACATGTCCGGCCGCGAAGTGTTCAAGGTCGCGGTGAAGACGCTGGATTCGCTGGTCGACGAAACCCTGCAGGCCGCCGGCATGGAAGCCTCGCAGATCGACTGGCTGATTCCGCACCAGGCCAACCTGCGCATCATCGAGGCGACGGCCAAGCGCCTGAACATGCCGATGGAGCAGGTCATCGTGACCGTGCAGGAGCACGCCAACACCTCGTCGGGTTCCGTGCCGCTGGCGCTGGATTACGCGGTGCGTTCGGGCCAGGTGAAGCGTGGCCAGAATCTGCTGCTGGAGGCCTTTGGTGGTGGTTTCACCTGGGCGTCGGCCTTGCTGCGTTACTGATTGCTGTTCATTGCCGTACCGAAGAAAAGCCGCCTGCTGGGCGGCTTTTCTTTGCTCGTCATTCCGGCGCAGGCCGGAATCCAGTAGCGACAGAGGGTGATTTTCGCGAGTGGGCATCAGCGGCTCGCGAAAACCCAGGCGCGACCGTCACTGGATTCCGGCCTGCGCCGGAATGACGGGTAGGAAGGTCCGTTAGTACCCAAAAAAGGCTGCCGAAGCCCCACTTTCAACCAAATACAGCTGCGTATGGCAGTCAATGCTGGCACCATTCCGTTTTTCGTTTTCGGACATCCCTTCACCCATGACCCAGACCGCCGCCAACCTCGCTTTCGTTTTCCCGGGCCAGGGTTCGCAATCCGTCGGCATGCTGGCCGAGCTGGCCGCTGTGCATCCGGAAGTGAAGGCCACCTTCGACGAGGCGTCGCAGGGCGCGGGCGTGGACCTGTGGGCGCTCAGCCAGCAGGGGCCGGAAGAAGATCTCAACCGCACGGAAAACACCCAGCCGGCCTTGCTGGCGGGCAGTGTGGCCGTGTGGCGCGTGTGGCAGAAGCTGGGTGGCGCGCAGCCGGCGCAGCTGTCCGGTCACAGCCTGGGTGAGTACAGCGCGCTGGTGTGCGCTGGTGCGCTGTCGCTGCATGATGCCGCCGCGCTGGTTGCCGAGCGTGGCCGCCTGATGCAGGCCGCCGTGCCGCCGGGCGTGGGTGCCATGGCCGCCATCCTGGGTGGTGACGATGCGCAGATTGCGGCCGTGTGTGAAGAAGTGGCGCAGGGGCAGGTGGTGTCGCCCGCCAACTTCAATTCGCCAGGCCAGCTCGTGATCGCGGGCAATGCCGAGGCGGTGGACCGCGCGCTGGCCAAACTGGCCGAGCTGGGTGTGAAGAAGGCCATCAAACTGGCCGTGTCCGTGCCGTCCCACTGTGCGCTGATGCGTGAGGCGGCGGATCGCCTGGGTGAGCGCATGGCGTCGATCCCGTGGGCGCTCCCGTCGATTCCGGTGGTGCAGAATGCCGAAGCGCGCAGCTACGGCACGCTGGAGGACATTCGCGGCGCGCTGCAGCGCCAGCTCTATCTGCCGGTGCGCTGGACGGAGTGCGTGCAGGCGTTGGTCGCAGGTGGTGCGACGCGCATGGCCGAAGCTGGTCCGGGCAAGGTGCTCGCTGGCCTGATCAAGCGCATCGACAAGAGCGTCGAGGCGCGCGCCATCGGTACGCCGGCCGAACTGGACGCCACTCGCACCGAGTGGGCGTGAGTTTTCCGGTATCGCATACATTCAAACGGGTTGGGTCGAACGATGCCTGGCCCATCAAAGGGAAATGACAGATGAGCAAGCCTCTGCAAGGTGAAATCGCCCTCGTGACCGGCGCCAGTCGTGGCATCGGCGCAGCCATTGCCGATGAACTCGCAGCGCAGGGCGCCACCGTCATCGGTACGGCGACCAGCGAGAGCGGTGCGGCGGCGATCGGCGAGCGTCTCGCTGCGAACGGCGGTCATGGCCGTGTGCTCAATGTGACCGAGGGCGCCTCCATCGAGACGCTTATCGATGGCATCACCAAGGAATTCGGCGCCGTGTCGATCCTGGTCAACAACGCCGGCATCACGCGCGACCAGCTGCTGATGCGCATGCGCGACGAAGACTGGCAGGCCATCCTCGATACCAACCTCACCTCGGTGTATCGTGCCTCCAAGGCGGTGATGCGCGGCATGATGAAGGCGCGCAAGGGCCGCATCATTTCGATCGCATCCGTGGTGGGTGTCACCGGCAATCCGGGGCAGGCGAACTACGCCGCGGCCAAGGCCGGCATCATCGCGTTCTCCAAGTCGCTGGCGCGCGAAATCGGCTCGCGTGGCATCACGGTGAACGTGGTGGCGCCGGGCTTTATCGATACGGACATGACGCGCGCACTGCCCGAAGACGCTCGCCAGGCACTGCTCGGCCAGATCGCGCTGGGCCACCTGGGTCAGGCGTCCGATATCGCGAAGGCAGTTGGCTTCCTGGCGTCCCCGGCGGCGGCCTACATCACGGGCGAGACCCTGCATGTCAATGGCGGCATGTACATGCCGTAAGGCGTGAAGAAAGGGCGCCAAGCCCTTATTACGTCCTTCTTTTGTTTGAAACGGCCGGATGGCCTTCCCGCATCGTGGGAGGGCGGTCCGGTGCGCCGGCACGGGCCGGCTTAACAAGGAGTTGTCGCAAGCGGCATCGTTTTAGGCGACAATTGCTTCTTTCGCGCCGGTCCCGTGGCCTGCGTACAACCATCGCTGGCGGATCGTGGCGGCCTTGAGGCTTAGCCACTACAATCCGCCGGTCATATGCCGGCCACGGGCCGGTGTTGATCAGGTAACTACTCCTTGGGAGGTATTGGCAACATGAGCACCATCGAAGAGCGCGTCAAGAAAATCGTCATCGAGCAGCTGGGCGTGAAGGAAGAGGAAGTCACGGCGAACGCTTCGTTCGTGGACGATCTGGGCGCTGATTCGCTGGACACCGTTGAACTGGTGATGGCTCTCGAGGAAGAGTTCGAGACCGAGATTCCGGACGAAGAAGCCGAGAAGATCACCACGGTGCAGCAGGCTGTCGATTACATCAAGGCCCACACCAAGGAGTGATCGCTCCGATGCGGCGGACGCATCCTGACGATGCGTCGGTCCACTAGCGATACCGGAAGCTGCGCCACATTGGCGCAGTTTTCGTTTCTGCATTTTGCAACGTCCGATCCCGTATGGTGCGCGCTGCGCACGACGTGGCCCGGACGACGTGGCCGCGAATAGCACAGATCCCCTGTCCCTATCGACAGTGCCACGGAAACACGAGGGAAGATCAGCATGAGCAAACGACGTGTGGTTGTAACCGGCCTCGGCATCATTTCGCCGGTCGGCAACGATATCGCGACCGCCTGGGACAACATCCTCAAGGGCGTGAGCGGCATTGGCGCGGTTACCCATTTCGACGCTACCGCCTATGCCACGCGCATCGCCGGTCAGGTCCGTGATTTCGACCCGGCGCAGTGGATTGCCCCGAAAGAGATCAAGAAGATGGATCCGTTCATCCACTACGGCATCGCCGCGGGCACGCAAGCCCTGCGCGACTCCGGCCTGGAAGTGACGGAAGCGAACGCGCCGCGCATCGGCGTGGCCGTGGCCGCCGGCATCGGTGGCCTGCACACCATCGAGCACACCTCGATCGAACTGCACGACAAGGGGCCGCGCCGCGTGTCGCCGTTCTTCGTGCCGTCGTCGATCATCAACATGGTGTCCGGCCACCTGTCGATCATGAATGGCCTGAAGGGCCCGAACATCGCGTGCGTGACCGCGTGCACCACCGGTACGCACAACATCGGCCTGGCCGCGCGCATGATCCAGTACGGCGATGCCGACGTCATGATCGCCGGCGGTGCCGAGTTCGCCACCACCGGCACGGCGATGGCGGGCTTTTGCTCGGCCAAGGCCATGTCCACCCGCAACGACGAGCCGACCAAGGCCAGCCGTCCGTGGGACAAGGACCGTGACGGTTTCGTGCTGTCTGACGGCGCCGGCGTGCTGGTGCTAGAAGAGTACGAACATGCCAAGGCCCGTGGCGCGAAGATCTACGCCGAGCTCGTTGGCTTCGGCATGAGCGGCGATGCGTTCCACATCACCGCGCCCAGCGAGGGTGGCGAGGGTGCGGCGCGCAGCATGGAAACCGCACTGAAGGACGCGGGCCTCAACCCGACCGACGTGCAGTACATCAACGCGCACGGCACCTCGACGCCGCTGGGCGACCTGGGTGAAGTGCTGGCCGCCAAGCGCGTGTTCGGCGACCACGCCTACAAGCTGGCCATGAGCTCGACCAAGTCGGCGACCGGTCATCTGCTCGGTGCGGCCGGTGGCGTGGAGGCGATCTTTACCATCCTGGCGCTGCGCGACCAGGTGCTGCCGCCCACCATCAACCTCGACGAGCCGGGCGAAGGCTGCGACCTCGACTTCGTGCCGCACACCGCGCGCGAGGCCAAGTTCGACGTGGCCATCTCCAACTCGTTCGGCTTCGGCGGCACCAACGGCACACTCGCCTTCCGTCGCGTGTGACCTTGTTTCATCGACGTACCCTGCACGGCCGGCGCGATCTGCTCGCGCCGGCCGCTGCATTTCCGGAGCGCTATCCGGGCCTGCTGCAGAGCGTGACGCATGGCACGCCGCAGTCGCGCTACGACATCCTTTTTGCGTTTCCGCAGGAAACCCTGGCCTTGCTGGCCGATGGCCGGCTCGTCGACGGACAGGGACATCCGCGGGAAGGCCGTTTTCTCGACGCGCTCGACGACGCGTGGCGTGCGGAGCGTCTGCCGCGTGAGGCGTCCATCGACCTACCGTTCCATGGCGGATGGCTGCTGCTGCTGGCCTATGAGCTCGTCGGCGAGATAGAGAGCCGCCTGCGACTGCGTTCGTCCGACGTGTTGCCAACCGCCATGGCCTTGCGTTGCCCGGCGGCGGTGATCGTCGATCACGCGCGCGGTTGTACGGTATTGGTGGCCGAAGAGGGCAGCCAGTCGCTGCTCGACGTCATGGAGGCAGATCTCGCCGCTTCCGTTGACGTGCCTGCGCTGCCAGCGCCGGACGCGTGCGAAGAAGACACGCCGACCTTGTTCCTTGATGGTGTCGCCCGTATTCACGAGCACCTGCACGCGGGCGACATCTTTCAGGTCAATCTGTCGCGTGCATGGCGTGCGCACTACGCGACGCCGCCGACGCCCGCGCAGTTGTACCAGTCGTTGCGGCAAGCCAATCCTGCCCCCTTTGCCGGTTTGTTCCAACAGCCAAACTGGGCGGTCGTGAGTTCGTCGCCGGAACGCCTGGTGGAAGTACGCAACGGCCTGGCGCAGACGCGCCCGATCGCGGGCACGCGTCCGCGCACACCGGGTGATGACGACGTGGAGCGCATCCGTGAACTCAGCACGCATCCGAAGGAGCGCGCGGAGCACGTCATGCTGATCGATCTCGAGCGCAACGACCTGGGTCGCGTCTGCGTGCCGGGAACGGTCGAGGTCAACGAGCTGATGGTGGTGGAAAGCTACGCGCACGTGCATCACATCGTGTCGAACGTGCGTGGCCGCCTGCGCGACGATGTGACGCCGGGCGAGGTCATCGCGGCCACGTTCCCCGGCGGCACCATCACCGGCTGTCCCAAGGTGCGCTGCATGGAGATCATCGCGGCGCTGGAGGATGCGCCGCGCGGCGCCTATACCGGCGCGTTGGGTTATCTCGACCGCAATGGCGATCTGGATCTGAACATCCTCATTCGCACCTTCACCCTGGCGGGCTCTGACGTCACCTTGCGCGCGGGTGCTGGCATCGTGGCCGACTCGGTGGCGGAGAAAGAGCTGGACGAGACGCGCGCCAAGGCGCGGGGTCTGCTTCGCGCGCTGGGAGTGCAGGGCTGATGGCCGGCCGCGTGCTGGTCAATGGTGAAGCCGCGACTGCCGTTTCCGTTTTCGATCGTGGCCTGTCCTATGGGGATGGCCTGTTTGAAACCATTCGCTTTGCGCATGGCGCAGCGCCGCTGTGGTCGCGACACATGGATCGCCTGCGCGACGGTTGCCGCCGCTTGCGGCTGCCCACGCCGGATATCGCCGCGCTGCAGGGCGAGGCGATGGCGATGGCCGCCGGCATGGATCATGCGGTGGTGCGCATCACCCTTACGCGTGGCCTCGGCGAGCGGGGTTATGCGCCGCCGGCATCGCCGGTGATGACGCGGATCGTGGCTGGTTTCAAGGCGCCGCTGATGGGCGGCGATGCGTATGTGGCGGGCGTCCGCGTGCGTTGGTGCGACACGGCGTTGGCGCTGCAGCCATTGCTGGCGGGGCTGAAGCACCTCAACCGGCTGGAACAGGTGCTGGCCCGCGCCGAATGGTCCGATCCTGCCGTGGCGGAAGGCCTGATGCGTGATGTCGACGGCCGGGTGATTTCCGGCACCATGACCAACCTGTTCGCGGTGCTGGATGGTCAGCTCGTGACACCGGCGCTGGACCGCTGCGGGGTCGCCGGTGTGGCCAGGGCGGAAGTCCTGGTCGCCATGCCCGAGGTACGTGTCAGGGAGCTGCGACCGGAAGACCTTGCAAGGGCCGATGAGGTCTTCCTCAGTTCCAGCGTCCGGGGCATTCTGCCTGTTCAGGCCGTGGGCGATACCGTGTATGGTCCCGGCCCGGTGACCCGCGCCTTGCAGCAGCACTGGCGCGGCCTGGGATTTCCGATGGAGCAGGCATGAGTCGAGACAAGATGCAGGGGCGGGCCTTCTGGCGCGTGCTGATCGTGCTGGTGTTGCTGGCGGTGGCCGGCGGCATCGTCTACGGCTGGATGGATTACCAGCGTTTCGTCAGCACGCCGCTGACCGTATCGGCACAAGCGCCCAGCGTGGACGTGGCCAAGGGCAGCAATCTGCGTGATGTCGTTGGCCTGCTGCGCGAACAGCACGCGACCAGCACCGGGCCGCTGTACTGGCGCGTGCTGGCCGAGCAGCTGCGCGTTGCCGGTCGCCTGCATGCCGGCGAGTACGCACTGACCGCCGGCATGACGCCGCGCGACCTGCTGCTCAACATGGCGGCGGGCAAGGTGGTGCAACGTAACTTCACCATCGTGGACGGTTGGAACTTCCGCGACCTGCGCCAGGCGCTGGCCAAGGCGGACAAGCTGCGGCAGGACGGCGCCGCGCTGGACGATGCGGCACTGATGGCGAAGATCGGTGCACCGGGTGAAATGCCTGAAGGGCGTTTTCTTCCCGAGACCTATGCCTATGTGAAGGGTGATAGCGATCTGGACGTGCTGCGCCGCGCGCACGCCGCGATGGTGAAGATGCTTGACACGCTGTGGGCCCAGCGCGACAGGGACGTGCCGTTGGCGACGCCGTATGACGCGCTGATCCTTGCCTCCATCGTGGAAAAGGAAACCGGTCGCGCGGACGAGCGCACGCGTATTGCCGGCGTGTTCATTCGCCGCCTGCAGACCCACATGTTGCTGCAGACCGACCCCACCGTGATCTACGGCATGGGCGAAGCGTACGCGGGCAACATCCACAAGTCGGATCTCACCACCGACACGCCGTACAACACCTATACGCGCCAGGGTCTGCCGCCCACGCCGATCGCAATGCCGGGCAGGCCCGCCATCGAGGCGGCCCTGCATCCGGCGTCCGGCACGGAGTTGTATTTCGTGGCGCGCGGTGATGGCACGCATGTGTTCTCCAGCACACTGGACGAGCACAATCACAATGTCGCCTGCTTCCAATTGAAACGGTGCCAGCCATGATGCGCGGCAAACTCATCACGCTCGAAGGCGGCGAAGGCGCCGGCAAGAGCACCTTGCTTGCCGGCCTGAAGCAGCATCTGCTGGCACAGGGCGTTGACCTCGTGCAGACGCGTGAGCCCGGCGGCACGCCGCTGGGTGAAGCGGTGCGGGCCATCGTGCTCGACCCTGCGCATCGGGACATGGGCGCCGAATCCGAACTGCTGCTGATGTTCGCCTCGCGCGCGCAGCTGGTGCGCGAGTGCATCGAACCCGCGCTTGCCGCGGGACGGTGGGTGCTGTGCGATCGCTTCACCGACGCGAGCTATGCGTATCAGGGTGGCGGTCGCGGCGTGCCGGTGGAGCGCATCGCCTTGCTGGAGCAGTGGGCGACGCATGGCCTGACGCCTGACCTCACCTTGCTGCTCGACCTGCCGGTGGCTACCGGGCGCGCACGCGCCGCGGGCCGTGGCGAGGCCGACCGCATCGAAGTGGAAGGCGATCACTTTTTCGAGCGCGTGCGTGCGGCGTATCGCGCGCGTGCGGCGGCTGAGCCGGCGCGCTTTCGCGTCATCGATGCCACGCTTACGCCCCCGGAAGTGCTCGCGGCTGCGATCCACGCCACCCGTCACTTGTTTGGAGCCGTGGCATGAGCGCCATGCCGTGGCACGCCGAGCACTGGGCGCGGCTGCAGGCGCGCCGCGCGCGTGACGCGATGCCCCATGCGCTGCTGCTGTGCGGCCCCGCGGGGCTGGGCAAGCGGGACTTCATGCGGCGTTTCGCCGAAGGCCTGCTGTGCCAGCAGACGCGGGATGGCGAGCCATGCGGCCAGTGCCGTAGCTGCCTGTTGTTCGCGGCGGGCACGCATCCGGATTTCGCCGTGCTGAGCTTCGGGCTGCGCAAGGACGGCGTGCAACGCAGCGAGATCGTGGTCGACCAGATCCGCGAATGGTCCGCGCGGCTGGCCATGGCCAGCCAGTTCGGCGGCTGGCAGATCGTGTGCATCGACCCGGCCGACGCCATGAACGCCGCGGCGGCCAATGCGCTGCTGAAGACGCTCGAGGAGCCGTCGCCGCAAACCCTGTTGCTGCTGGTGGCCGATGCGCCCTGGCGTTTGCCGCAGACCATCCGCAGCCGTTGCCAGCGCATCGAGTTCCATCTGCCGCCGCGCGAGGAAGCCTTGTCCTGGCTGCAGCAGCGTGGCGTCAAGGATGCCGCCGCCGCACTCGATGCCGCTGGCGGCAATCCGGGAATGGCGTCCGCCTGGGTGGAAGAGGGCGCACTCGCCCGCCGGCAGGAAGTGCGCAAGGATCTTGGCGCGCTGGCAGCTGGGCGTGGCGAGGCCATGGAAGTGGCCAAGCGCTGGCTCGACAACGAACCCCAGCAACGACTCTGGTTTGCCGCGCAGGCGGCTGCCGAGGAAATGAAGGGGCGCGCGGTGTCTGGGCAAGGGCCGCTGTCCAGCCAGCTCGATGCCGAGGGACTGGACCTGTGGTACATGGCCGCGAACCGTGCGCGGGACGCTTTGCGTGGTCCGCTGCGCGGCGACCTGTTGCTGTTGGAGTTGCTCGCCCGCTGGCATTGAGCGGGCCCTGACATGGATGGGTCGTCGGCAGGTGTTCTCCTATGGGAAAGCCCGCTGACAGGCCGTCTACCTACGCTGACATGATGACGTTTTCCTCCCAACGCCACTTCGCCGTCTGGCCGTGGATCGCCCTCCTGCTCCTGCTGGTCATGCGACTGGCATGGCTCAACGCGTACACGCTCAACTCGGACGAAGCGCAGCATGCGCACGTTGCCTGGGCGTGGACGCAAGGGCTGCTGCCTTACCGCGACGTGTTCGACAACCACGGCCCCTTGTTCAGCTGGCTTCATTCGCCGCTGCTGCATTGGCTGGACAACCGTCCCGACGTACTGACCTGGCTGCGTCTGGCCATGCAGTTCTGGTACGTCGTTGCGCTGGGTGCCACGGGGTGGATGGCCCGGCGCCTTTACGGTTGGCGCGTGGCGGTGGTGGTCGTGCTGGTGGCGGGGTTGTTCCCGCGCTTCTTCGTCGTCACCGGGCAGTTCCGCACCGACGACATGTGGACGGCGATGTGGTTGCTGGGGCTGGCCTTCATTGCCGGCGCGCCGCCGCGTGCGTGGCGTTACTTCGTCGCTGGGCTAGCCTTCGGCTGTGCCTTGTCCGTTTCGCAGAAAACCCTGGTGTTGCTGGCCACCACGCTGGTCGCCGCCGGCATCGTGCGCCTGCTGCGTCCGGTGGATGCACCGCGCGCCGGTGTCCGTTGCTGGGCGGCCGCCTTGCTCGGCTTGCTGGTGGTTCCGACGATCTTCGTCATCTGGCTGGCGATGCAGGGTGTGCTGGACGACGCCTGGTACGGGCTGGCCGGATACAACGTGGGCGGTGCCGGCAAGCGGCATGCGGCGCAGCAGGGCCTGTGGTTCGTGTTGCTGGCGGTGGGCCTGATTGCGCTTTGCCTTCACCAGGTGCGTCAGCGTTCCGTGCGTGGCTTCGACTGGACCGTGTTCTTCGCCCTGCAGGGCGGCTTGTTCCTGTTCCTGATCTGGTTCATCTGGCCACTGATCACCAAGCAGGATTTCCTGCCGGTGATTCCGGTGCTCACGATGGCGGCGGTCGGCTGGATGTCGACGTGGCAATGGCTGGTGGCTCGTCCGCGGCTGCAGCGGGCGTTGCCGGTGGTCGTGCTGGCGCTGGAGTTGGCGACCGTGCTGATCTACGCGCCGCCCTGGCGCGATACCCTCGCCGGACAGCGCCAAGAGCTGGCGACCGTGCTGCACTATACGGACGAGACGGACACCGTGATGGATCCGAAGGGCGACTCGGTTTTCCGCACGCGCCCCTACTATCCCGTGATTGAAAGTCTGGCCATGCGGCGACTGCGTCGTGGCCAGATGGCCGACACCATTGCCGATGACCTGGTCAACCGCCGGACCATGCTGGTGATCCTGCGTCGCCTGCCGCCGTCCAGTGCGCGCTTCGTGATGCTCAATTACGTGAATGCGGGCGGCGACATCTGGGTGGCGGGTCGTATGCTTGCCGACCAGCAGGCGAGCCAGACGATCGAAGTGAATGTGCCCGGAGACTATGCCGTGACCGACGGCCACCAGCGCCTCAGTGGCAGCCTGGACGGTGGCCCGGTGGCGGATCACTGGTTCCTTGACCGCGGCACCCATCATCTGGTGTTGGGTGGTGGTACGCCCGTGGCCTTGGTGTGGTCCCAGGCCTTCGACCGTGGCTGGCGTCCCGCGCCTCCTGTTCTAGGAGGCTGACGTGGCCTTGACCCTGAATAGCGGGACACGGCTTCTAGTCGTGGCCCCGCACCCCGACGACGAATCGATCGCCACCGGTGAGCTGATCCAGCAGGTGCGGCAAGCTGGCGGCGAGGTGCAGATCGTCCTGCTCACCAATGGCGACAACAACCCCTGGCCGCAGCGCTGGGTGGAGCGCCGCATCCGCATTGGCGCCGACGAGCGCCGGCGCTGGGGCGAGCGACGCCGGGCCGAGGTGGCCCGCGCCCTGACCCAGCTGGGCGTGGATGCGCAGGCCCTGCAGCCACAAGGGTGGCCTGACATGGGGGTGACCGGGCTGCTGTGTACGGCGCTGGATGCCAGCGTTGCCGTGATCCAGGAGCGCCTTGATGATTTCCGGCCGACCCTGGTGGCCTTGCCGTCACTGGGGGATCGCCATCCGGACCATGGCGCGGCCCACGTGCTGACCCGCCTGGCCGTGGCCGGTCGGGAAGGGGCGCCACCCAGGATGCTGTCCTACCTCGTGCATGGTCACGACATGGCCGGGACAGGCAGGGTGAAGCTGGACTCCTCGGTGGGCTTGCACGCCAACAAAATGGCCGCACTCGCCTGCCACGGCAGCCAGATGGCCCTCAGTGGCAAGCGCATGCGCCGCCTTGCCGACCGTGCCGAGCGCTACCACTGGACCCGGGATGCCTCGCCGGTCACGGAGTCGGCGGTGCTGCCGTGGCGCCCGTCGCCGCTGCTGCAGCGGTGGCTGCGTCTGACCCTGGTGGACGGGCAGGGTATTCGCGAGTGGTCCTGGCGCCGGGCGCCGCTGGCCATGGACGGGCAGGGGCGATACGTCCTGCACGGGCTGGACCCGTCGGTCGCCGGGCCGCGCTTCGCCAAGCTTCACATGAATCTTCCGTCGCCCTGGATCTTCGACCGATGGGGCTGGTGCGAGCTCCACGGGGCCTAGTCGGCCTTCGGGGCGCGCCGTCCCCGTCACAATCCGTCGACATCTCGCTTGTCGCTGGGTCGCGGCGGTCGTTACGATGCGGGCAGGGGCGCCGCATCAATGGCGTGCAGGAGCAGTCATGAATCCGGTCATTGCCGCCCGCCAGGGCATTATTTCGTTGAAGATCAAGGACGCGGCGTCGCTCTACAACGCCTATATGCCTTTTCTGAAGAGCGGCGGCCTGTTCGCGCCCACCGCCCAGAAGTACTCGCTGG
This genomic interval from Dyella japonica A8 contains the following:
- a CDS encoding PIG-L deacetylase family protein, with the protein product MAPHPDDESIATGELIQQVRQAGGEVQIVLLTNGDNNPWPQRWVERRIRIGADERRRWGERRRAEVARALTQLGVDAQALQPQGWPDMGVTGLLCTALDASVAVIQERLDDFRPTLVALPSLGDRHPDHGAAHVLTRLAVAGREGAPPRMLSYLVHGHDMAGTGRVKLDSSVGLHANKMAALACHGSQMALSGKRMRRLADRAERYHWTRDASPVTESAVLPWRPSPLLQRWLRLTLVDGQGIREWSWRRAPLAMDGQGRYVLHGLDPSVAGPRFAKLHMNLPSPWIFDRWGWCELHGA